In Rutidosis leptorrhynchoides isolate AG116_Rl617_1_P2 chromosome 2, CSIRO_AGI_Rlap_v1, whole genome shotgun sequence, one genomic interval encodes:
- the LOC139890809 gene encoding stromal 70 kDa heat shock-related protein, chloroplastic: protein MASSTAQINATPFTSTQSTPKSIFFGKGLTKSVSFAHQKSFTKLKKNSRRNGPLRVVAEKVVGIDLGTTNSAVGAMEGGKPVIVTNAEGQRTTPSVVAYTKNGDRLVGQIAKRQAVVNPENTFFSVKRFIGRNMTEVDDESKQVSYTVVRDENGNVKLDCPAIGKQFAAEEISAQVLRKLVDDASKFLNDKVTKAVVTVPAYFNDSQRTATKDAGRIAGLEVLRIINEPTAASLAYGFERKNNETILVFDLGGGTFDVSVLEVGDGVFEVLSTSGDTHLGGDDFDKRIVDWLAASFKKDEGIDLLKDKQALQRLTETAEKAKMELSTLTQANISLPFITATADGPKHIDTTLTRAKFEELCSDLLDRLKRPVENSLRDAKLSFTDLDEVILVGGSTRIPAVQEVVKSLTGKEPNVTVNPDEVVALGAAVQAGVLAGDVSDIVLLDVTPLSIGLETLGGVMTKIIPRNTTLPTSKSEVFSTASDGQTSVEINVLQGEREFVRDNKSLGSFRLDGIPPAPRGVPQIEVKFDIDANGILSVTAIDKGTGKKQDITITGASTLPNDEVQRMVNEAEKFAKEDKEKRDAIDTKNQADSVVYQTEKQLKELGEKVPAPVKEKVEAKLGELKEAISGGSTQTIKDAMAALYQEVMQLGQSLYNQPGAPGAGPAPGEESSESSSSSSSGKGPEGDVIDADFTDSK, encoded by the exons ATGGCGTCATCAACCGCTCAAATTAACGCCACTCCTTTCACTTCCACTCAATCCACACCTAAATCAATCTTCTTCGGCAAAGGATTAACCAAATCCGTATCATTCGCACACCAAAAATCATTCACAAAACTTAAAAAAAACAGCCGAAGAAATGGTCCGTTACGAGTCGTAGCTGAAAAGGTCGTCGGAATCGATTTAGGTACAACTAATTCAGCTGTTGGTGCAATGGAAGGTGGAAAGCCTGTTATTGTGACTAACGCTGAAGGTCAACGGACTACACCTTCAGTCGTTGCCTATACGAAAAACGGAGATAGGTTAGTTGGACAGATTGCGAAAAGGCAGGCGGTAGTTAACCCTGAGAATACGTTTTTTTCGGTGAAGAGGTTTATTGGTAGGAACATGACGGAAGTTGATGATGAGAGTAAGCAGGTTTCGTATACTGTTGTCCGTGATGAGAATGGGAATGTTAAACTTGATTGTCCTGCTATTGGTAAACAATTTGCTGCTGAAGAAATTTCAGCTCAG GTGTTGAGAAAGCTTGTGGACGATGCTTCGAAGTTCTTGAACGATAAGGTTACGAAGGCGGTTGTCACGGTTCCTGCTTACTTCAATGATTCTCAAAGAACAGCAACCAAGGATGCTGGAAGAATTGCCGGTTTGGAAGTTCTTCGTATTATTAATGAACCTACGGCTGCATCTCTTGCTTATGGTTTTGAAAGGAAGAACAATGAAACCATATTGGTTTTTGATCTTGGAGGTGGCACTTTTGATGTTTCAG TTCTTGAGGTTGGTGATGGAGTATTTGAGGTGCTGTCTACATCTGGAGATACCCATCTTGGTGGTGATGATTTTGACAAG AGAATTGTTGATTGGCTTGCTGCAAGCTTCAAGAAAGATGAGGGCATTGATCTACTAAAAGACAAGCAAGCTTTGCAGCGATTGACCGAGACAGCTGAAAAGGCTAAGATGGAACTTTCAACTTTGACCCAAGCTAATATTAG TTTGCCATTCATTACAGCCACTGCTGATGGCCCCAAACATATCGATACTACCCTTACAAGGGCAAAGTTTGAGGAACTATGCTCGGATCTCCTTGATAG GCTTAAAAGACCGGTTGAAAATTCTTTGAGGGATGCAAAGTTATCTTTCACAGATTTGGACGAGGTGATCCTTGTTGGTGGTTCAACACGTATTCCAGCTGTTCAAGAAGTTGTTAAAAGCCTTACAGGAAAAGAACCAAATGTTACCGTCAATCCCGATGAAGTTGTTGCCTTGGGTGCTGCAGTTCAG GCTGGTGTTTTGGCTGGAGATGTGAGCGACATTGTTCTTCTAGATGTTACCCCATTATCCATTGGTCTAGAAACACTTGGTGGTGTGATGACAAAAATCATCCCACGAAACACAACGTTACCAACTTCAAAGTCAGAGGTTTTCTCTACAGCTTCTGACGGGCAAACGAGCGTTGAAATTAACGTCCTTCAGGGTGAACGTGAGTTTGTTAGAGATAACAAATCACTTGGTAGTTTCCGTCTTGATGGTATCCCGCCTGCCCCTCGTGGGGTACCACAGATCGAGGTCAAATTCGACATCGATGCAAACGGTATCCTGTCTGTCACCGCCATTGACAAAGGCACAGGAAAGAAACAAGATATTACAATCACCGGTGCTAGCACGTTGCCTAACGATGAG GTACAAAGAATGGTTAATGAAGCCGAGAAGTTTGCAAAGGAAGACAAGGAAAAGCGAGATGCCATTGACACAAAGAACCAAGCAGATTCAGTTGTGTACCAGACTGAGAAGCAGCTCAAAGAATTAGGAGAAAAGGTTCCCGCGCCCGTCAAAGAGAAGGTCGAAGCTAAACTCGGCGAGCTCAAAGAGGCTATCTCTGGCGGTTCAACACAAACCATAAAGGACGCCATGGCTGCACTCTACCAAGAGGTCATGCAGCTTGGTCAGTCGCTCTATAATCAGCCTGGTGCACCAGGGGCTGGCCCAGCACCAGGTGAGGAATCTTCTGAATCATCATCGTCGTCGTCTTCAGGTAAGGGACCTGAAGGGGATGTGATTGATGCCGATTTTACTGACAGCAAGTGA
- the LOC139887840 gene encoding uncharacterized protein: MSDKKKLDGNLSETIPIAARLTDNKLNGSNFFEWSKTIRVYLRSMGKTSHLTSEPPKDDTRDLWLQNDAKLFLQIMNSIESSVTSLVNHCEYVKELMEYLEFLYSGKSNISRIFNVYKSFHRGEQHDRSLMAYVMEFKKTYEEFNYVMPLSADIKTVQTQREQIAVMSFLTGLRPEHDAIKSQFLNESTIPSLQETFARVFRHEDVKTPQVSEHNTALVSRGRFRGGGRSRGV, from the coding sequence atgagcgaTAAAAAGAAATTAGATGGTAATTTAAGCGAGACTATTCCTATTGCAGCTCGTTTGACCGACAATAAACTTAATGGGTCTAACTTCTTTGAATGGAGTAAGACAATCCGTGTATATCTTAGGAGCATGGGAAAAACTTCTCATCTTACTTCCGAACCTCCTAAAGATGATACACGGGATCTGTGGCTACAAAATGATGCCAAACTCTTTCTTCAAATTATGAATTCCATTGAATCTTCGGTTACTTCGTTGGTAAATCATTGTGAGTATGTAAAAGAGCTTATGGAGTATCTCGAATTTCTATATTCTGGAAAGAGCAATATCTCTAGAATATTTAATGTGTACAAATCTTTTCATCGCGGTGAACAACATGATCGATCTTTAATGGCTTATGTTATGGAATTTAAGAAAACATATGAGGAGTTTAACTATGTGATGCCTTTGAGTGCTGATATTAAGACTGTGCAGACACAACGTGAGCAAATAGCGGTCATGAGCTTTCTAACTGGTTTACGACCAGAACATGATGCTATTAAGTCCCAGTTTTTGAACGAGTCTACAATTCCCTCTCTTCAAGAAACATTTGCTCGTGTCTTCCGTCACGAGGATGTTAAAACACCTCAAGTTTCTGAGCACAACACTGCTCTTGTCAGTCGTGGAAGATTTAGAGGAGGAGGGAGGTCTCGTggagtgtaa